In one Lycorma delicatula isolate Av1 chromosome 5, ASM4794821v1, whole genome shotgun sequence genomic region, the following are encoded:
- the LOC142325795 gene encoding uncharacterized protein LOC142325795: MLCSVVLLTMLAVVSAAVTKQENEQEEPLFTPLKLQYVAPKAFLTSAGLARPPPQILPVGTPQLISGTQIQQRATSDSSIVPLTVFTVPSAEESFSGQERSNRLPPPNNLLPELQFADPRTHGIMPLYPNSQISPLLNAAYHPGYILMAMPPSSYTALTYYSDPKNNQQEANPEKRSDSTQSVNEEEVSKSKIVPRSNSDTVPESDSSSDFADTRSSIFPLANYDVPLASNDVSQATML, translated from the exons ATGCTCTGCTCG gtgGTACTGTTGACTATGTTAGCTGTAGTATCAGCTGCAGTGACAAAACAGGAAAATGAACAAGAAGAGCCTTTATTCACGCCATTGAAGCTGCAATATGTTGCTCCCAAAGCATTTTTAACGAGTGCAGGTTTAGCAAGACCACCACCGCAGATTTTACCGGTTGGAACACCACAGTTAATATCAGGAACACAAATACAACAACGTGCAACATCTGATTCCAGTATAGTTCCATTAACCGTATTTACTGTTCCGTCTGCAGAAGAAAGTTTTTCAGGACAAGAAAGATCTAATCGTTTACCACCACCGAATAATCTTCTACCAGAACTTCAGTTTGCCGATCCGAGAACTCATGGAATTATGCCGTTGTATCCAAACTCACAAATTTCACCTTTATTAAACGCAGCGTATCATCCGGGTTATATTTTAATGGCCATGCCTCCATCATCTTATACCGCATTAACGTATTACAGCGACCCAAAAAATAATCAGCAAGAAGCAAATCCTGAAAAACGATCAGATTCTACACAATCTGTTAATGAAGAAGAAGTTTCAAAATCTAAAATAGTACCAAGATCAAATTCAGACACCGTTCCGGAATCTGATTCTTCATCCGATTTTGCAGACACAAGAA GTAGTATATTCCCTTTAGCTAATTATGATGTGCCATTAGCTTCCAATGATGTGTCACAAGCTACAATGTTGTAG